From Candidatus Methylomirabilis lanthanidiphila:
CTCAACCTGGGCGGGTCGAGCCGGTGTGAAACGTTCAAAACCTGTAACGACGGTGCTGAGGCGGGACTGTGCAGCCTCGATGGAACGCACATCCTTTACGCCAGCCAATCGGCGCTCAACATTGCCGACTATGCGTGGGACAATGTGTTCAGTCGTCATACCCTTTCACTGGCGGATCAGGATGATGACGGCGTAGCCGATATAGATGACAACTGCGTCGCAATTCCGAATCCTGATCAGGCTGATTCGGATGGCGACGGTATCGGCGATGTATGCGACGGCGGCGGCGGCGTGCCGAGTTGCACTGCCGGTAACACGGGATTTCTCAGTCCGTCCGCGCAGGCAGCCGACACCGGCGGGGACAATAATGGGTTCGAGGGGGTTCCGACGAACGCGTTCGCAGATGGCGGCGGCGTGGCGACCAACAATAACGGGGCAGGGGACCGCCATCGCTACTACAACTACAACCTGACGATTCCCACCAGTTGCATTGTGAAGGGCATCGAGGTCCGTCTCGACTGGCGCCTTGACAGCACGTCCGGGACCAACAGCATGAGAGCGCAACTGTCCTGGAACGGGGGCGCCACCTGGACGACGCTGAAGACCGACACGCGAGAGACAACGTCGGAACATACCGGAGCGTTGGGATCTGCAACCGACACATGGGGACGAAGCTGGACTGCGGCGGATCTCAACAATGCAAATTTCAGGCTGCGACTGACTTCGAACAGCACGAGTTCAAGCCGGGATTTCTTCCTTGACTGGGCGGCCGTGCGGGTGACGTTTGGTCCATAGCATCTCGTCTCAAGTGTCAGCGCGGCCTTTCGGGGCCGCGCTGACACTTTTTGACAGTGTCTCATGTGGTGCAGGTAACGTTGGTTGCGCTTAGTGTTTGGCAGTAAGCATAGTGAGGAGGGAGTAGAGGGCGAAGTTGTATGGAGTTGGCAGGCTCAGTGCGGTCGCCTTCTTAATAATGACGCCATTCAAGGCTTCATGCTCTAAAGGTTTGCCCGCCTCGTAGTCCTGAAGCATTGAGGTCTTGACGTCGTAGTGTTCGGAGAACTTGAGGTTGCGTTCCCACACCTGCTCAAAGGCCAGGCGAACCCCAGAAGCGTTCGCTGCGGCGACGACCTCCGCCGTCACCAGCCTCGCCAGTTCGAGGGTGTAAGGATTCTCGATGATCGTCTTGACGGGGCCGCCGACCAGGGTATTAATTGAGTTAAAAGGAGCATTCCAGGCCAGCTTGGCCCACAGGACGGTTTTCATATTGGGCGAGGCTTCAGCCGGACAGCCGTAACGGTCGAAGAACGCCTTGAGTCCGGCAACTCGCTCGCTGGCACCCCCGTCGAGCTCTCCGAATACGATCTTCCCGCTCTCCTGATGAAGGATCACCCCAGGCTCCGGTGAACTCGCCCCGATGTAGGCGATCCCTGCCAAGACCTTCTCCTGTCCGATGACGGACGCGATCTTTTCCTCGTTGTCGATCCCGTTCTGAAGCGACAGCACGTCGGTTTGCGGCCCGACCATTGGGAGTGCCTGGCGAATTGCCGACTCGGTGTCGTATGATTTCACGCAGAACAGGACCAAGTCGACGGGACCAACCTCCGCTGCATTATCGGTGGCGCTGACGCGGATGGAGAAGTCCCCCTTCCAACTCTTGACCGTGAGGCCCTTCGTCCGGAGCGCCTCCAAACGCTCCCTGCGGGCGATGAACGTGACGTCGGCGCCGCCCTTGGCCAACAGCCCGCCGAAGTAGCCCCCCACCGCCCCTACCCCCACCACCGCGACTTTCATCCGTTCACCTCCGATCACGCTGTCGCACATCCCACGTTCCAGTGGTCATGCAGGAAGCAGCGTAAACCCCTCAGTTCTGGCCGCAGTCCTTTAATGTACAGAGGAATCAGGACAGACGCGTCCCAGAATTTCACCGGGATTCCGTTCGTTCTTTCAAGAGTGCTTCCAAGGCGCGGTTCTTAGGATCTTTCGGCCGTGGCAAGTGCCAAAAGTCATGAGGTAGTTTATCTGTCCCGATTTTGGCCAGCCCCGCTGTCTTGACCGCCAGACCCTTCAACTCGGCAAAGACCGGTGACGCCGTGTTGGCGTGATAATACACTTGGTTCCCGCGCTGCGTCCTAACAAGCAGCCCGGCTTCGACCCAGCGCGCCAACTCGCGCTGCGCCGCCCCCTGGCCGATCTCGGCCGTGCGCACAATCTGCCGGAGATAAAACGACTGCTCCGGCCGCACGAAGAAGAGCCTCAGCAGCGCCCGCTGCGTCTTGCCGAACAACGCCGTGCCGATTGTATGGACTGAACTGACCGTACTCATTCTGGGTACGAGTGTATCCACGTAGGGTACAACTTTCAAGTCTCTTGTGCGCCCGCGCCCTGAAGTACGAGAAGGTCTATCTGAAAGACTACATGGAGGTTCTGGAGGCTATCGAATCAGGCCGGCTTCCTGAAAACTGAAGTAGCCTTTCCGCGTCACTATCACGTGATCCAGAACGCGAAGTCCGAGAATCTTCCCGGCCTCCGTCAATTGCTCGTGGATGCGGAGATCGGCCTCGCTTGGTTGAAGGTCGCCGGATGGGTGATTGTGGGCAAAGATCACGGCGGCGGAACGGTCCGCGATGACGTCGGCGAATACTTCACGCGGATGAACCGGGCTTTTGTCGAGCAGACCAATGGTGACCACACGCTTTTCGATGACCTCGTTCGCGCCGTTCAGGGAGATGCACACGAAATACTCTTGTTGTTTCCCAGCGATGTCGGCCACAAGCGGCAGCACGTCCTGAGCCACGGTGATCTTGACGGTGTCCTTGAGTAGGTGTCGCCGGGCCAGCTCAAAGGCCGACAGGATTTGCGCGCCCTTCGCAAGCCCCATGCCGGGGACGGCCAGCAAGTGATCGAGTGTCAGGTCCGCCTTGTGCTCCCGGATCAGCCCCGCCACCTGCCGGGCCATCGTGCGGACATCAATACCCACGGTTCCCACACCGAGGATCGCCGCGACAAGCTCCTCGTCGGATAGGGCCGACGCGCCTCTCTCCCGCAATTTCTCGCGGGGGCGGCAGTGCTCCGGCATGTCCTTGATAGTTTTCATGCCGTTCGTAAGTCGCTCAATTCATTATTGTTTAACGAGATCCGTTGGACGACCATAACCTGCTAAACTCCGGCGTCTCTCGCTCACTCCACCGGTAGATCGCATCACTATACCCACGGAGGATAGCAATTGTCTGGTCACTCACCCGTCTGAAGGACTCTTCAGACTCGTCAACTAAGGGATCTGGCGACCGAACGTCATTGAGAACAACCACCCGCTGGCTGGCTGGACGCGTTTCTTTCAACTCCATCCATGTGAAGGACACTAGCTTGGCCGTCTGTGGGGACGGACTTCCAATCAATTTTACCAGTCGCTCTATCTTGGGATGCAGTGGGATAACAAAGTCTATGGGATGCTCCACAGTTCGCCCTGGTATGCTCACATTTGCCGTGTACAGAACCTGGCGACGGTCAAGGAATTCGGCGACCATCTCAAAGAAATCGATAAGAGTATACGGGACCTGACTCATCCATAGATCATTGAGTCGAATAACTGCCGTCAGAAGGTAGTGAGCTCGTTGTGATAGGTTGGCGGCAGTAGCGGTTGTTTCCAGCCGTTCCTTTGTCTGCCGCACCGCGCATCCCGCTATTGCTCTTTCGATCAAAGCTTTCCGGCGTGCAGAATCTTCAATCTTGACTCCGAGGCACTGAAGGTTCTCCAAAGTGTTACCGTTGTCATGAAGAACGAATTCCCCGTTAGAGCGCTCAATGTAGATCTGAATACCGTCGTGGAACGGGTCCAAAAACGGAGTACTTAAGACTGACACGTCCCCTCGCTCGATTACCCTTAAACGCTCTTTGAGCCAGTTCAGGTAATCCTGAACGATATCGTTGTGCGGCCGAGCTACTGCCATCTTAGATGAGCTCCATCTGTATACCGTGAGGGAAGTGCGCGCTAATCAGTTCAAGAAAACGCTCCAGCGTACCAAACGGATTGTTCGCATCGTACCAATCGACCGGATCGGCCCATTCTAATCCGAATCCTTCGCGGTACCGGTGCAAGTGGGGTTGGTCCCTTATTTCCGTACCATCAGGATTGGGATGATACGGGTTATTATCCAGCCGAACAAGCCCCATGTCTCGATCTCTAGTCCTGAAGTGAAGCCGAACCTCAAAGGGATTCCGCTTCAAAGAGAGCACAAACCTAAGCCCTTTCTCGTTGGTAGCCGTTAAGCCCTCGTCGGTGTGCCTGTTGGCAATCCACACGAAAGGATCGGTCCTTTCGGCCTCCTTGGCAGCCTCTATCAGTCTATCTGCTTGGGCTTGAGTCAGCAAGTTTCGTCCTTTCACTGGGGGTGTCTTCTCGGGTTCCCTCCTCCCCCCACATCTCCGCCAGCTTCGCCCACATCTTCTTCTCCATCCGCACGATCAGCTCCCGATTCGCCTCCGCCAACTTGCGCTCCGTCTCCAACTCGGCGACGATCCGGCGCTGGGTGGCGAGGGGCGGCTGTGTTCCGGCATGTCCTTGATGGTTTTCATTTCTTACTATTGCCGTCCGGAGATTCTGCATCCGGTTTTGGCTTCTCTGATCGAATCCAATAGTCGCAAATCTTGGCGATGTCGGGTTCCTTCCGTTGTCCAATCTTCTTGCCCCAATGTTTTCCGAATTCAGGATCACCGCTATTCGGAACTCGGTCTTTTTTCTGCAATCGGTGAGACCTCAAGTCGAACCGGCATCTTCGACGCTTGGCCGATGGCGATGACCTGGCCACGGGGTAGGGACGGCAGAACACTGGTCAACATCTGCATCGAATCCGGCAGCAAGGCGAGGACATGGTTCTTATCAACAGTATTGGCAAGCCGCATGCAAAGGAAGGTATTGCACTGGCTCAAAAGCGTTTCACTTAATTCACTGGGACGCTGACTGACAACCAGCGTACCGATTCCGAATTTCCGGCCTTCCTTTGCGATACGCTCCACGCTGTCTCGTGCCTCTCCGTAGGCGCCTCGACCACTCCGCGAAATATAGTTGTGCGCCTCCTCATATACAGCCAGTGTCGGGGTCGTTGCACCCCGTTCAGCGAGGAAATGGACCTGAAATAGCATGCGCGAAATGGTCGCCACCACCGTGCCAACCGTTTCCGAGGGCAGGTAGCTGAGGTCAAACACAGTAATCGGTGTTGATTTGTCACCGAGGAAAGCCGTCATCTTGCGTACAATGTCGGGAAGTTCATCCTTACTCTTTTCCTTGAGCGTGTATTTGAACATGAATGCGTAACGCGGATCATTTATGCGAGAGTCAACACGCAACACCAGGCGGTCCAGTTGTCCATTCATAGGACCAGGGGAAATGGATCCTGCCTTCTTTGGTTGGAATTTCATCCTTTTTCCGAACCAGTCCTCTGTTTCACCCACCTCCAACGC
This genomic window contains:
- a CDS encoding 2-dehydropantoate 2-reductase (Ketopantoate reductase) (KPA reductase) (KPR), which translates into the protein MKVAVVGVGAVGGYFGGLLAKGGADVTFIARRERLEALRTKGLTVKSWKGDFSIRVSATDNAAEVGPVDLVLFCVKSYDTESAIRQALPMVGPQTDVLSLQNGIDNEEKIASVIGQEKVLAGIAYIGASSPEPGVILHQESGKIVFGELDGGASERVAGLKAFFDRYGCPAEASPNMKTVLWAKLAWNAPFNSINTLVGGPVKTIIENPYTLELARLVTAEVVAAANASGVRLAFEQVWERNLKFSEHYDVKTSMLQDYEAGKPLEHEALNGVIIKKATALSLPTPYNFALYSLLTMLTAKH
- a CDS encoding DNA repair protein RadC-like protein, with product MKTIKDMPEHCRPREKLRERGASALSDEELVAAILGVGTVGIDVRTMARQVAGLIREHKADLTLDHLLAVPGMGLAKGAQILSAFELARRHLLKDTVKITVAQDVLPLVADIAGKQQEYFVCISLNGANEVIEKRVVTIGLLDKSPVHPREVFADVIADRSAAVIFAHNHPSGDLQPSEADLRIHEQLTEAGKILGLRVLDHVIVTRKGYFSFQEAGLIR